The following are encoded in a window of Neomicrococcus lactis genomic DNA:
- a CDS encoding acyl-CoA dehydrogenase family protein: MPNLELEEDYQDLSDMVRDFADQVVAPVSAKHDEEHSFPYEVIAQMGEMGLFGLPFPEEFGGQGGDYFALALALEQLGRVDQSVAITLEAGVSLGAMPVYRFGTQEQKEEWLPQLTSAKALAGFGLTEPEAGSDAGGTKTTAVLRDGNWVINGRKEFITNSGTDITKLVTATAVTGETIGKDGKPKKEISTILVPTNTPGFTAEKAYNKVGWNASDTHPLSFSNVTVPEENLLGERGRGYANFLSILDEGRIAIAALATGAAQGCVDESVKYAKQRQAFGRNIGEYQAIQFKIARMQTRAHSARLAYYAAASKMLAGKPFKTEAAIAKLVAGEAAMDNARDATQVFGGYGFMNEFVVSRHYRDSKILEIGEGTTEVQLMLISRELGL, encoded by the coding sequence ATGCCTAATCTTGAACTTGAAGAGGACTATCAGGACCTCTCTGACATGGTGCGCGACTTTGCGGACCAGGTAGTGGCGCCCGTAAGCGCCAAGCATGACGAAGAGCATTCTTTCCCGTATGAAGTCATTGCGCAGATGGGCGAGATGGGCCTGTTTGGTCTGCCATTCCCCGAAGAATTCGGTGGACAAGGCGGCGACTACTTCGCCCTAGCCCTCGCGCTCGAGCAACTGGGCCGCGTGGACCAATCCGTGGCCATCACCCTCGAAGCCGGAGTCTCCCTCGGAGCCATGCCGGTGTACCGGTTCGGCACGCAAGAGCAAAAAGAAGAATGGCTCCCGCAGCTTACGTCAGCGAAGGCGCTCGCGGGCTTCGGACTGACGGAACCAGAAGCGGGCTCTGACGCGGGCGGCACCAAGACTACAGCGGTATTGCGGGACGGAAATTGGGTGATCAATGGCCGCAAGGAGTTCATCACCAACTCCGGTACGGACATCACCAAGCTGGTAACCGCAACTGCTGTCACTGGCGAGACCATCGGCAAAGACGGCAAGCCCAAGAAGGAAATCTCCACCATCTTGGTACCCACCAATACGCCAGGGTTCACCGCGGAAAAGGCGTACAACAAAGTGGGCTGGAACGCCTCGGACACCCACCCGCTGAGCTTCAGCAATGTCACGGTTCCGGAAGAAAACCTGCTGGGCGAACGCGGCCGCGGCTACGCGAATTTCCTGTCCATTCTTGACGAGGGGCGCATCGCGATTGCCGCCCTTGCCACGGGGGCCGCGCAGGGTTGCGTGGATGAGTCCGTGAAGTATGCCAAGCAGCGTCAAGCGTTTGGCCGGAACATCGGTGAGTACCAGGCCATTCAGTTCAAGATTGCGCGCATGCAGACGCGCGCTCACAGTGCTCGCTTGGCCTACTACGCCGCCGCGTCCAAGATGCTGGCCGGCAAGCCGTTCAAAACGGAAGCCGCCATCGCCAAGCTCGTGGCCGGCGAGGCCGCCATGGACAACGCGCGTGACGCCACCCAAGTGTTTGGTGGTTACGGATTCATGAACGAATTTGTGGTGTCCCGCCACTATCGCGATTCCAAGATTCTTGAGATTGGCGAGGGCACTACCGAAGTGCAGCTCATGCTGATCTCCCGCGAGCTGGGGCTCTAA
- a CDS encoding biotin carboxylase N-terminal domain-containing protein, which translates to MFSTVLVANRGEIARRVMRTLKKMGIRSVAVYSDADQDAAHVREADLAVHIGGAAATESYLSIPALIQACLESGAEAVHPGYGFLSENVDFARALEEAGIVFIGPSIESLHAMGDKIRSKQHVESHAVPTVPGIAEPGLDDDALLRAAENIGFPVLIKPSAGGGGKGMFAVDRLEDMPAALASARRTAASAFGDDTLFIERLVKNPRHIEVQVMADTHGNTVYLFERECSLQRRHQKVIEEAPSALFENLSEGAQIRARIGEAAVNAARSVNYVGAGTVEFLVSDDRPNEFFFMEMNTRLQVEHPVTEEVVRANGQRLDLVEWQVRVAAGETLGFQQEDLSIEGHSVEARVYAEDPAGGFLPSVGDIFEFLTPQSQHVRVDSALDGPGTISAYYDPMIAKLISWGADRSEALKRLDAALADTTVFGVRTNIDFLRQLLARKDVQAGALNTKLIDDAGQPERQRISPEDLAEVAYSLRSTSTSPSMSPFPYQSPSTHGEWISPWQLGDGWRISGASYPTRLALEIDDNLVEVSVPGEQEVSGVVVLPHPTDPSTVWAHGTSGTFEIRKLTRTQAVARSRAAKARETSAGDPEARSPMPGAVVSIAVQDGDAVSAGQTLVGVEAMKMEHAVVAEVSGTVKILVSMGDQVSKNQVLARIEPAA; encoded by the coding sequence CGGTGGTGCTGCCGCCACGGAAAGCTACCTTTCTATCCCTGCCCTCATTCAGGCATGCCTCGAGTCCGGTGCAGAAGCCGTGCATCCTGGCTACGGATTCCTCTCAGAAAACGTGGACTTCGCTCGGGCACTTGAGGAGGCTGGGATCGTCTTCATCGGTCCGTCCATCGAATCGCTCCACGCGATGGGTGACAAGATTCGCTCCAAGCAACACGTCGAGTCCCACGCGGTTCCAACGGTTCCGGGTATCGCTGAGCCGGGATTGGACGACGACGCTCTCTTGCGCGCCGCGGAAAACATCGGTTTCCCGGTGCTCATTAAGCCTTCAGCCGGTGGCGGCGGCAAGGGCATGTTCGCGGTGGATCGCCTCGAAGACATGCCCGCGGCACTCGCAAGTGCTCGCCGCACTGCAGCCTCAGCTTTTGGCGATGACACCCTCTTCATTGAACGACTCGTCAAGAACCCCCGCCACATAGAAGTGCAAGTCATGGCGGACACCCACGGAAACACCGTGTACTTGTTCGAACGCGAATGCTCTTTGCAGCGTCGCCACCAAAAGGTGATTGAAGAAGCACCCTCGGCACTCTTCGAGAATTTGAGCGAGGGCGCACAGATTCGCGCCCGTATTGGCGAAGCGGCCGTCAACGCCGCTCGCTCCGTGAACTATGTGGGCGCTGGCACCGTGGAATTTTTGGTCTCGGATGATCGGCCGAATGAGTTCTTCTTCATGGAGATGAACACGCGCCTTCAGGTGGAGCACCCGGTCACCGAAGAAGTGGTCCGTGCCAACGGCCAACGCTTGGATCTGGTGGAATGGCAAGTCCGCGTGGCCGCAGGCGAGACGCTCGGCTTCCAGCAAGAAGATCTGAGCATCGAAGGACACTCGGTAGAAGCACGGGTCTATGCCGAGGATCCAGCCGGTGGTTTCTTGCCGTCGGTGGGGGACATCTTCGAGTTCCTCACGCCGCAGAGCCAACACGTGCGCGTGGACAGCGCGCTGGATGGCCCGGGAACCATCTCTGCGTACTACGACCCCATGATTGCCAAGCTCATTTCATGGGGTGCTGATCGCAGCGAAGCCCTCAAGCGTCTCGACGCCGCGCTTGCAGACACCACGGTCTTCGGCGTGCGCACGAACATTGACTTCCTGCGCCAACTGTTGGCGAGAAAAGACGTGCAGGCAGGTGCCCTTAACACCAAGCTCATCGACGACGCCGGCCAGCCGGAACGGCAACGAATATCACCGGAGGATCTCGCTGAGGTGGCGTACTCGCTGCGGTCAACATCCACGTCCCCATCCATGTCCCCGTTCCCTTACCAATCACCGTCGACACACGGCGAGTGGATTTCACCGTGGCAACTCGGCGACGGTTGGCGCATCTCCGGCGCGTCCTATCCCACGCGCCTGGCTCTCGAGATTGATGACAACCTCGTGGAAGTATCCGTGCCGGGGGAGCAGGAAGTGAGCGGCGTCGTCGTACTCCCTCATCCAACTGACCCCAGCACCGTCTGGGCGCACGGCACGTCCGGGACCTTCGAAATTCGTAAGCTCACACGCACGCAAGCCGTAGCGCGCTCCCGAGCAGCCAAGGCACGCGAAACCAGTGCAGGTGACCCGGAGGCGCGCTCGCCGATGCCGGGTGCCGTGGTGTCCATTGCGGTGCAAGACGGCGACGCCGTTTCCGCAGGTCAGACGCTCGTGGGAGTGGAAGCCATGAAGATGGAGCACGCCGTGGTGGCGGAAGTATCCGGCACCGTCAAGATTTTGGTCTCGATGGGGGACCAAGTCAGCAAGAACCAAGTCCTGGCCCGGATTGAACCGGCCGCGTAA
- a CDS encoding HpcH/HpaI aldolase/citrate lyase family protein: MSSKFSLGPAMLFVPADRPERFTKAAERADAVIIDLEDAVLPEARGAAREHVVSTPLDPERTVVRVNPVGSDDFEKDLDALRRTQYRWVMLAKTESAAQTQLLAGFSVVALCETALGVTRAQEIAQAENVAALMWGSEDLVASLGGFSSQYDDGRFRGVIRYGRAAVHVAARAFGKESIDSVVLDIADHERLLGESRDAFATGYVAKACIHPGQVAVIRDGFRPSREQREWAYRVLDAAKNELGAFRFEGEMVDEVVLKRARRLAG, encoded by the coding sequence ATGAGTTCTAAGTTCTCGTTGGGTCCGGCGATGTTGTTTGTGCCGGCGGACCGTCCGGAGCGTTTCACGAAGGCCGCGGAGCGTGCGGATGCCGTGATTATTGATCTGGAAGATGCGGTGCTTCCGGAAGCGCGTGGTGCTGCCCGAGAGCACGTGGTGTCTACTCCGTTGGATCCGGAGCGCACGGTGGTGCGGGTGAATCCCGTGGGCTCGGACGATTTTGAGAAGGATCTTGATGCGTTGCGTCGCACGCAGTATCGGTGGGTGATGCTGGCGAAGACGGAATCGGCTGCGCAAACACAATTGTTGGCTGGATTTTCGGTGGTGGCGTTGTGCGAGACCGCGTTGGGTGTGACGCGGGCGCAGGAAATTGCGCAGGCGGAGAACGTGGCGGCGTTGATGTGGGGTTCGGAGGATTTGGTGGCGTCGTTGGGCGGGTTTTCTTCCCAGTACGACGACGGCCGCTTCCGTGGCGTTATTCGTTATGGTCGCGCTGCGGTTCATGTGGCGGCTCGAGCGTTCGGTAAGGAGTCCATTGATTCTGTGGTGCTCGATATTGCTGATCATGAGCGACTTTTGGGGGAGAGCCGGGATGCTTTTGCGACGGGGTATGTGGCGAAAGCGTGTATTCACCCTGGACAGGTAGCAGTGATTCGTGACGGGTTTCGGCCGAGCCGTGAGCAGCGCGAGTGGGCGTACCGGGTCTTGGATGCTGCGAAGAATGAGCTGGGGGCTTTTCGTTTTGAGGGCGAAATGGTGGATGAAGTGGTGTTGAAGCGGGCCCGACGCTTGGCGGGCTAA
- a CDS encoding MaoC family dehydratase — protein MSAPHPREPQRFVQRGLYFDELVVGDVFVHQPGRTLTEADNVLFTTLTMNTQALHLDAAYAEHQPFGQRLINSMMTLSVMVGQSVGQVTQGTLVAQLGLQDIAFPHPLFHGDTLTTQTEVVALRESSSRPGQGIATLAHTGFNQHGDVVAKASRVCLMWTKAAHEASIMGAEPKAEGS, from the coding sequence ATGAGCGCGCCACACCCACGGGAACCGCAGCGTTTTGTGCAGCGCGGCTTGTATTTTGATGAGTTGGTGGTGGGGGACGTGTTCGTCCATCAGCCGGGGCGCACGCTCACGGAAGCGGACAATGTCCTGTTCACCACGCTGACTATGAACACGCAAGCGCTCCACTTGGATGCCGCATACGCCGAGCACCAACCCTTCGGTCAGCGGCTCATCAATTCTATGATGACGCTTTCTGTCATGGTGGGGCAGTCCGTGGGTCAGGTGACGCAAGGAACTTTGGTGGCGCAACTGGGTTTGCAGGACATTGCGTTCCCTCATCCGCTGTTTCATGGGGACACGCTGACCACGCAGACTGAGGTGGTGGCGTTGCGGGAGTCGTCTTCGCGCCCGGGCCAGGGGATCGCCACGTTAGCTCACACGGGGTTCAATCAGCACGGGGACGTGGTGGCGAAAGCTAGCCGGGTGTGTTTGATGTGGACGAAGGCTGCGCATGAGGCTTCGATTATGGGTGCGGAGCCGAAAGCGGAGGGGTCATGA